One window from the genome of Raphanus sativus cultivar WK10039 unplaced genomic scaffold, ASM80110v3 Scaffold1100, whole genome shotgun sequence encodes:
- the LOC108809838 gene encoding ammonium transporter 1 member 3-like, whose amino-acid sequence MSGTLTCSAADLSALLGPNATAAAEYICGQLGTANNRFTDATFAIDNTYLLFSAYLVFSMQLGFAMLCAGSVRAKNTMNIMLTNVLDAAAGGLFYYLFGYAFAFGGSSEGFIGRHNFALKDFPTLTSDYSFFLYQWAFAIAAAGITSGSIAERTQFVAYLIYSSFLTGFVYPVVSHWFWSPDGWASPFRPSGDRLFGTGAIDFAGSGVVHMVGGIAGLMGALIEGPRRGRFEKSGRAIALRGHSASLVVLGTFLLWFGWYGFNPGSFAKILVPYESGSSYGQWSAIGRTAVTTTLAGSTAALTTLFGKRLLSGHWNVTDVCNGLLGGFAAITGGCSVVEPWAAIVCGFVAALVLIGCNKLAEMVQYDDPLEAAQLHGGCGAWGLIFVGLFAKEKYLNEVYGAAPGRPYGLFMGGGGKLLGAQLVQILVIAGWVSATMGTLFFILKKLDLLRISEKDEMAGMDMTRHGGFAYMYYDNDDESSRATQLQRVEP is encoded by the coding sequence ATGTCAGGAACTCTAACTTGCTCTGCTGCCGACCTCTCCGCCCTGCTCGGTCCCAACGCCACCGCAGCGGCGGAATACATCTGCGGCCAACTAGGCACCGCTAACAACAGATTCACCGATGCAACCTTTGCCATAGACAACACCTACCTTCTCTTCTCTGCTTACCTCGTCTTCTCCATGCAGCTCGGCTTCGCTATGCTCTGTGCTGGCTCCGTTAGAGCCAAGAACACGATGAACATCATGCTCACCAATGTCCTTGACGCTGCCGCAGGAGGACTCTTCTACTATCTTTTCGGTTACGCCTTTGCCTTTGGAGGATCGTCCGAAGGATTCATCGGGAGACACAACTTTGCTCTTAAAGACTTTCCAACTCTCACCTCCGACTACTCTTTCTTCCTTTACCAGTGGGCATTCGCAATAGCAGCAGCTGGAATCACCAGTGGTTCCATCGCCGAGAGGACTCAGTTTGTGGCTTACTTGATATACTCTTCTTTCTTAACCGGGTTTGTTTATCCGGTCGTCTCTCATTGGTTCTGGTCACCAGACGGATGGGCTAGTCCGTTCCGTCCGTCTGGAGACCGTTTGTTTGGCACCGGAGCCATAGATTTTGCTGGCTCCGGTGTCGTTCACATGGTTGGTGGCATAGCGGGATTAATGGGTGCTCTTATCGAAGGTCCTAGACGTGGACGGTTCGAGAAAAGTGGTCGTGCTATTGCTCTACGTGGCCACTCTGCTTCGCTTGTTGTCTTGGGGACGTTTCTCCTTTGGTTCGGTTGGTATGGTTTCAACCCTGGTTCCTTCGCCAAGATCCTCGTTCCTTATGAGTCTGGTTCGAGCTACGGTCAATGGAGCGCAATAGGCAGGACGGCGGTTACAACCACGCTTGCTGGATCCACGGCGGCTCTAACCACACTCTTTGGAAAACGTCTCCTATCTGGCCATTGGAACGTAACTGACGTGTGCAACGGGCTGCTTGGTGGGTTCGCAGCCATAACTGGAGGTTGCTCTGTGGTAGAGCCGTGGGCTGCGATCGTATGTGGTTTTGTGGCTGCCCTCGTCCTCATCGGATGCAACAAGCTTGCGGAGATGGTACAATACGATGATCCCCTCGAGGCGGCTCAACTACATGGAGGATGCGGCGCGTGGGGGCTAATATTCGTGGGACTTTTTGCAAAGGAGAAGTATCTTAACGAGGTTTATGGTGCGGCACCTGGAAGGCCATACGGACTGTTTATGGGCGGAGGAGGGAAGCTGTTGGGAGCACAGTTAGTTCAAATACTTGTGATCGCAGGATGGGTTAGTGCTACCATGGGAACACTTTTCTTCATTCTCAAGAAGCTTGATCTGCTTAGGATCTCGGAGAAGGATGAGATGGCCGGTATGGATATGACACGTCACGGTGGTTTTGCTTATATGTACTATGATAATGACGACGAGTCTTCAAGAGCCACTCAGCTCCAAAGAGTTGAACCTTGA